A single genomic interval of Brevibacillus brevis harbors:
- a CDS encoding MFS transporter, with protein sequence MPESLSGLGLGGAKGRYVSLCALYLFIYYGFGAFAPLITQYYESIHLTGTQIGLISAVAPIVSIVAQPMWGMICDRYQIRKTVLILTLIITGLVGLLFTGVSTFVYVFLLYILLSFFQSAVVPISDSLALGYAKGHGMQFGDIRLWGAIGFALAAFITGLLVEQWGPHVLFYSFCLAFLIAILFLQKVPEEVTEASRFRVSMLAGIRDLARIPRFALFLISSFCMMGSVNANNIWFSLFYQNIGGTVAGIGLAFLLFAGSEAPFMKLAGYIVRRWGLELTLLLSAIFCAMRWFWYSSAPSTTAVIAMFFVQGVSVGFYLATAAQFVRENTPASLQVTALAIFFSVGGGLGAMFCNLVAGWIKDSFSVLAIYLFFGIITTIGIIPLLMIKFGRWKQISPDEEVQTSQ encoded by the coding sequence ATGCCAGAATCACTTTCCGGTTTAGGGCTGGGGGGCGCAAAAGGCAGATACGTAAGTCTTTGCGCCCTTTATCTTTTTATTTACTACGGGTTTGGTGCTTTTGCCCCGCTCATTACGCAATATTACGAATCCATTCATTTAACGGGGACTCAAATCGGTCTCATCAGTGCAGTCGCGCCGATTGTTTCCATTGTGGCGCAGCCGATGTGGGGTATGATTTGTGATCGTTATCAAATTCGCAAAACTGTGCTGATTCTGACATTGATCATCACCGGCTTAGTCGGACTTCTCTTTACGGGTGTCTCCACCTTTGTTTACGTATTTTTGCTCTACATACTGCTTTCATTTTTTCAAAGTGCCGTCGTTCCCATCTCCGATAGCTTGGCTCTTGGTTATGCCAAGGGGCATGGCATGCAGTTCGGCGATATTCGCTTGTGGGGAGCGATCGGCTTTGCACTAGCTGCATTCATCACAGGTCTTCTCGTTGAGCAGTGGGGGCCACATGTACTTTTTTACTCGTTTTGCTTGGCGTTTCTGATTGCCATTCTGTTTCTTCAGAAGGTTCCGGAAGAGGTGACAGAGGCTTCGCGGTTTCGTGTCAGTATGCTTGCAGGGATCAGGGATTTGGCGCGGATTCCGCGATTTGCGCTGTTTTTGATTTCATCGTTCTGCATGATGGGCTCTGTGAACGCCAATAATATTTGGTTTTCCCTGTTTTATCAGAATATCGGAGGGACCGTTGCCGGAATTGGCCTTGCCTTCTTGTTGTTTGCAGGCAGCGAGGCTCCTTTTATGAAGCTAGCGGGTTATATTGTCCGCAGGTGGGGACTGGAGCTGACGTTGTTGTTGTCGGCGATTTTTTGCGCGATGCGCTGGTTCTGGTATAGCTCTGCTCCGAGTACCACTGCGGTAATTGCCATGTTCTTTGTGCAGGGGGTCTCAGTAGGCTTTTATTTGGCAACAGCAGCTCAATTTGTGCGCGAAAATACGCCCGCATCCCTTCAGGTGACGGCGTTGGCCATCTTCTTTTCAGTGGGAGGCGGGCTTGGTGCAATGTTTTGCAATTTGGTAGCAGGGTGGATCAAAGATTCGTTTTCGGTGCTAGCCATTTATTTGTTTTTTGGAATCATCACCACAATCGGGATCATTCCTCTGCTCATGATAAAATTCGGACGGTGGAAGCAAATCTCACCAGACGAAGAAGTACAGACTAGTCAATGA
- a CDS encoding 4-hydroxy-3-methylbut-2-enyl diphosphate reductase, translating to MEVIKISPRGYCYGVVDAMVLALRTAQNFDLPRPIHILGMIVHNAHVVEAFEKQGIKTLDGEDRLALLDQVHEGTVIFTAHGVSPEVRKKARDKGLTVVDATCPDVTKTHDLIREKVAEGYHVLYIGKKGHPEPEGAMGIAPDHVHLVQKLEELDALDLPTDKLIVTNQTTMSQWDVKHLMDAILQRFPGVEVHNEICLATQVRQEAVAEQVGEADLCLVVGDPRSNNSNRLAQVSEEIANVPSYRIADLSELDIEWLRGKKNVAVTSGASTPTPLTKEVISFLEQFDEFNPATWEKKRTVNMAKILPTVK from the coding sequence ATGGAAGTCATCAAGATTTCCCCCCGTGGATATTGTTACGGTGTAGTGGATGCCATGGTGCTGGCACTGCGAACAGCGCAAAACTTTGACTTGCCCCGCCCAATTCATATCTTGGGCATGATCGTACACAATGCTCACGTCGTCGAGGCGTTTGAAAAACAAGGGATAAAAACATTGGATGGAGAGGATCGACTGGCTCTTTTGGATCAGGTCCACGAAGGAACGGTAATCTTCACTGCCCATGGGGTGTCTCCTGAGGTGCGCAAAAAAGCGCGCGATAAAGGCTTGACCGTCGTCGACGCGACTTGCCCGGATGTAACGAAGACACATGATTTGATCCGTGAAAAAGTCGCAGAAGGCTACCATGTGCTCTACATCGGCAAAAAAGGACATCCAGAGCCAGAGGGTGCGATGGGGATTGCGCCGGATCACGTACATCTGGTTCAAAAGCTGGAAGAGCTGGATGCGCTCGATCTGCCGACAGACAAGCTGATCGTAACGAACCAGACGACCATGAGCCAATGGGATGTCAAACATCTGATGGACGCCATTCTTCAGCGTTTTCCAGGCGTGGAAGTGCATAATGAAATTTGTCTCGCTACACAGGTTCGTCAGGAAGCTGTAGCGGAGCAAGTTGGAGAGGCAGATTTGTGCCTCGTCGTAGGCGATCCGCGCAGCAACAACTCCAATCGTTTGGCACAGGTCTCAGAAGAAATCGCGAATGTACCATCGTATCGAATCGCTGATTTGTCTGAGCTGGACATTGAATGGCTGCGAGGAAAGAAAAATGTGGCGGTTACTTCTGGTGCTTCGACGCCGACACCATTGACGAAGGAAGTCATCTCTTTCCTGGAGCAGTTCGATGAGTTCAACCCGGCTACATGGGAGAAAAAACGCACCGTCAACATGGCGAAAATATTGCCAACGGTAAAATAA
- a CDS encoding ketopantoate reductase family protein produces the protein MKVLVLGAGGIGGYFGGRLVESGVDVTFLVRARRYKQLQERGLRIQSIHGDLLLEQPQLIQAGEEAGPFDVVLLSNKAYTLEDSVDAIVPYVGEDTVVIPLLNGIAHMELLWDRFGRERVLGGLCFIETTLNADGDVVQTSPIHDTVFGEWDGGKSERVERIEQAFSKIKGTMRASANIQREAWHKYLFIATFSGITTLMNSAVGPIRESAWGVELTRQLADEIASVMNALEAPIKPDIVDKQMETFQNQRPQTKSSMLRDMEKGLPVEADHLQGYLLERAEQKGLSTPLLKVVYNNLKVYEQKRAGDK, from the coding sequence ATGAAGGTTCTCGTACTGGGAGCGGGGGGCATTGGCGGTTATTTTGGTGGCAGGCTGGTTGAATCTGGGGTAGATGTAACGTTTCTTGTGCGCGCACGTAGATACAAACAGTTGCAGGAGCGAGGCTTGCGCATACAGAGCATTCATGGGGATTTGCTTTTGGAACAGCCACAACTGATTCAAGCAGGGGAGGAAGCAGGACCTTTTGATGTTGTGCTTTTGTCCAATAAAGCTTACACACTGGAAGATAGCGTCGATGCCATCGTTCCGTACGTAGGCGAGGACACGGTCGTCATTCCGCTGTTGAACGGAATTGCACATATGGAACTACTGTGGGATCGGTTTGGCCGGGAGCGCGTGCTCGGAGGTCTTTGTTTCATTGAGACGACGCTGAATGCTGACGGAGATGTCGTGCAGACAAGTCCGATCCATGATACGGTTTTCGGTGAGTGGGATGGCGGAAAAAGCGAACGAGTAGAGCGAATCGAGCAAGCCTTTTCCAAGATAAAGGGAACGATGCGTGCAAGCGCAAATATTCAACGGGAAGCCTGGCACAAATACTTGTTTATTGCGACGTTTTCCGGTATTACCACGCTGATGAATTCCGCGGTTGGACCTATTCGGGAATCGGCTTGGGGTGTAGAGCTGACACGTCAGCTCGCAGACGAAATCGCATCTGTCATGAACGCTTTGGAGGCACCGATCAAGCCAGATATCGTCGACAAGCAGATGGAGACTTTCCAGAATCAGCGTCCACAAACGAAATCTTCGATGCTGCGTGATATGGAAAAAGGCCTTCCAGTGGAAGCGGATCATCTTCAAGGCTATCTTTTGGAGAGAGCGGAACAAAAAGGCTTGTCTACTCCCCTTTTAAAAGTTGTCTACAATAATCTGAAGGTTTACGAACAGAAGCGTGCAGGAGACAAATAA
- the glnA gene encoding type I glutamate--ammonia ligase, whose amino-acid sequence MDMKTVLSTIDAEKVEYVDFRIVDLLGRQHHVTVPAYAVDEGTFRNGVAFDGSSLTGYKSIEESDMVAMPDPATAFIDPFVEAKTMNIICNIVNPDNTVYTRDPRGIALKAEAYLQQSGLATAAYFGPESEFFLFDSVRYASGPSGSFFHIDSEEAFWNTGKEGQNLGYKVRNKGGYFPVQPTDSQMDIRNEMCTLMTKCGMHVERHHHEVATAGQGEINFRFDTLTRTADNLLLFKYIVRNVAAKHGKTATFMPKPIVGDNGSGMHVHQSLFNGDTPLFYEQGGYANLSETALHYIGGILQHAPALIALTNPSTNSFKRLVPGYEAPVNLVFSKGNRSAAVRIPIAAVTPKASRIEFRTPDSTANPYLAFAAMLMAGLDGIKRKLDPRELGFGPMDKNIYDLSDAEKHEIKSAPASLAEALVALEQDHDFLLEGDVFTKEVIEGWIAQKRGEIEQVERTVNPKEYELYYDL is encoded by the coding sequence TTGGATATGAAAACAGTCTTGTCCACAATTGACGCAGAAAAAGTGGAATATGTCGATTTTCGCATCGTTGACCTGCTCGGGCGCCAACACCATGTCACAGTTCCTGCCTACGCGGTAGATGAAGGAACATTCCGGAATGGCGTTGCATTTGACGGCTCCAGTCTAACTGGCTACAAGTCCATTGAAGAAAGCGACATGGTAGCTATGCCCGATCCAGCAACCGCCTTCATCGATCCATTCGTAGAAGCCAAAACCATGAATATCATCTGCAACATCGTCAATCCAGACAACACCGTCTACACACGCGATCCTCGCGGCATTGCCCTCAAGGCCGAAGCCTATTTGCAACAATCCGGCCTCGCTACCGCTGCTTACTTTGGTCCAGAATCCGAGTTCTTCCTCTTTGACAGCGTGCGCTATGCCTCCGGTCCGTCTGGCTCCTTCTTCCACATCGATTCAGAAGAAGCTTTCTGGAACACAGGAAAAGAAGGACAAAACCTCGGCTACAAAGTACGCAACAAGGGCGGATACTTCCCTGTTCAACCAACCGACTCCCAAATGGATATCCGCAATGAAATGTGCACGTTGATGACGAAATGCGGCATGCATGTAGAGCGTCATCACCATGAGGTGGCGACAGCCGGTCAAGGTGAGATTAATTTCCGCTTCGATACACTGACTCGTACAGCAGACAATTTATTGCTGTTCAAATACATTGTGCGTAATGTAGCTGCCAAACACGGCAAAACTGCTACCTTCATGCCAAAACCAATCGTTGGAGACAACGGATCTGGCATGCACGTTCACCAAAGCTTGTTTAACGGCGATACCCCGTTGTTCTATGAGCAAGGTGGTTACGCAAATCTAAGTGAGACTGCCCTGCACTACATTGGCGGTATTTTGCAACACGCCCCTGCACTGATCGCCTTGACGAACCCAAGCACCAACTCGTTCAAGCGTCTGGTTCCCGGCTACGAAGCACCCGTGAATTTGGTCTTCTCCAAAGGAAATCGCTCTGCTGCCGTTCGGATTCCGATTGCTGCCGTTACCCCAAAAGCGTCCCGCATTGAGTTCCGCACGCCGGACTCTACTGCTAACCCGTACTTGGCTTTTGCTGCCATGCTGATGGCTGGCCTCGATGGCATCAAGCGCAAGCTCGACCCGCGTGAACTTGGCTTCGGCCCAATGGATAAAAACATCTACGACTTGTCCGATGCGGAAAAACATGAAATCAAGAGCGCTCCCGCCTCTCTCGCGGAAGCACTTGTCGCACTTGAACAAGACCATGACTTCTTGCTCGAAGGGGATGTCTTCACAAAAGAAGTAATTGAAGGCTGGATTGCACAAAAACGCGGTGAGATCGAGCAAGTTGAGCGGACTGTGAATCCGAAAGAATATGAGCTGTATTACGACCTATAA
- a CDS encoding L,D-transpeptidase family protein — MVNRTISRLLICFAAILLLTVSFPVEIKIGQKIVYAEHSLPIISDQGIITIEVYPRKHKLIVKKHGKTIKTYPVAVGNPSTPTPVGEYKIISKGKDWGPSFGPRWLGLNVPWGIYGIHGTNKPHSIGQHLSHGCIRMRNNDVIELFKMIPLGTKVTIYGHVLGDPSHDPRDLAEGDVGGDVQLIQSRLKSAGYYHGVCNGKFRSSTTAALKKFQYDRKLIPNGVVSKKVYEELGLLE; from the coding sequence ATGGTGAATCGAACGATATCTCGCTTGCTCATTTGTTTTGCGGCAATCCTTCTCCTAACCGTAAGCTTTCCAGTAGAAATCAAAATCGGTCAAAAAATCGTTTACGCTGAGCATTCGTTACCAATCATAAGCGACCAAGGGATTATTACGATTGAGGTTTATCCCAGAAAACACAAGTTAATCGTCAAAAAGCATGGAAAAACAATAAAAACGTATCCGGTCGCAGTTGGTAATCCTTCTACACCTACACCAGTTGGAGAATACAAAATCATATCCAAAGGAAAAGATTGGGGACCCTCATTCGGTCCACGATGGTTAGGTTTAAACGTCCCTTGGGGAATTTATGGCATCCACGGCACAAACAAGCCACACTCCATCGGACAGCATTTGAGCCATGGTTGTATCCGCATGCGAAACAACGATGTCATCGAACTGTTCAAGATGATTCCACTCGGAACAAAAGTAACGATTTATGGTCATGTATTGGGGGACCCGAGCCACGATCCTAGAGATTTAGCCGAAGGCGATGTTGGTGGAGATGTACAGCTCATCCAATCTCGATTGAAGAGCGCTGGTTATTATCATGGGGTATGCAATGGCAAGTTTCGATCCTCGACTACTGCAGCTCTAAAGAAATTTCAATATGATCGAAAATTAATACCAAACGGTGTCGTGTCCAAGAAGGTATACGAAGAGCTGGGATTGCTGGAATAG
- the yjcZ gene encoding sporulation protein YjcZ → MLASFLLSRSWYRQNFRETHTVLCLRKGGGRMGFFNGFDDFALILVLFVLLVIVGCDCD, encoded by the coding sequence ATGCTTGCGTCCTTTTTGCTTAGTAGGTCATGGTACAGGCAAAACTTCCGCGAAACGCATACAGTACTGTGTCTAAGGAAAGGAGGAGGCAGAATGGGTTTCTTTAATGGCTTTGATGACTTTGCTCTGATCCTGGTTCTGTTTGTTTTGCTTGTCATTGTCGGATGTGATTGTGATTAG
- a CDS encoding DIP1984 family protein translates to MKLAEALIIRADYQKRIEQLGHRLHNSAKVQEGELPPENPNDLLSELYQLFDQLERIVQQINRTNASCRFNETMTLSDALTKRDVLGSKRNELADLIKAATVKHDRYSRSEVKICSTVNIAQLQKQVDELSKQYRELDASIQQFNWLTELQET, encoded by the coding sequence GTGAAACTCGCGGAAGCGTTAATCATTCGTGCCGATTATCAAAAACGGATCGAACAGTTGGGGCACCGTTTGCATAACAGCGCAAAGGTTCAGGAAGGCGAGCTTCCTCCTGAAAATCCTAACGATCTCTTATCTGAGCTGTATCAGTTGTTTGACCAGCTCGAACGTATTGTTCAGCAAATCAATCGAACCAATGCGTCTTGCCGCTTTAACGAGACAATGACGCTCTCCGATGCGTTAACCAAACGTGATGTTCTCGGTTCAAAACGCAATGAGCTGGCCGACCTGATCAAAGCAGCTACAGTCAAGCATGATCGCTACAGCCGTTCGGAGGTCAAGATTTGCTCGACTGTTAATATTGCCCAGTTGCAAAAGCAAGTCGACGAGCTGTCCAAGCAGTACCGGGAACTGGATGCAAGCATTCAACAATTCAACTGGTTAACGGAGCTGCAAGAAACCTGA
- a CDS encoding energy-coupling factor ABC transporter ATP-binding protein: MTSRLLEFIDLQYTYPGGRGPVLSGLSLWIPEGKKCVLLGRNGCGKSTLFLHGNGIIEPQQGQVLWKGKPLVYKRAALQEMTQKVGLVFQDPEHQLIASTVAEDISYGLCNQKLPVDVIRAKVEKVLDAFGLRELAEAPIHHLSLGQKRRLALAGVMVMEPELLLLDEPTAYLDRYQTKNLLRELDAIHRQGTTVLMATHDMDIAFEWAEWICIMDEGRLVFAGDPQEALENRTMLESLHLGMPLLVDVWEALPEQWKRELGGNIPRSVDELRKMLSVQRVW; the protein is encoded by the coding sequence ATGACATCACGGTTGTTAGAGTTCATCGATTTGCAGTACACGTATCCGGGAGGGCGGGGACCCGTCCTGTCTGGGTTATCCTTATGGATTCCAGAGGGGAAAAAATGTGTCCTTTTGGGACGAAATGGCTGTGGGAAGTCGACCTTGTTCTTGCATGGAAACGGGATCATCGAGCCACAGCAGGGACAGGTGCTGTGGAAGGGGAAACCGCTGGTCTACAAGCGAGCCGCCCTGCAAGAAATGACGCAAAAGGTAGGTTTGGTCTTTCAAGATCCCGAGCATCAGCTGATCGCAAGCACGGTCGCGGAAGATATATCCTACGGTTTATGTAATCAAAAGCTGCCTGTGGACGTAATCCGGGCAAAGGTAGAAAAGGTGCTGGATGCATTCGGGTTGAGAGAGCTGGCAGAAGCTCCGATTCATCATTTGAGCCTGGGACAAAAACGGCGTCTCGCACTCGCAGGGGTCATGGTCATGGAGCCCGAGCTATTGCTGTTGGACGAGCCTACTGCGTATCTGGATCGCTATCAGACGAAAAATTTACTGCGGGAGCTCGATGCCATTCACCGGCAAGGAACGACTGTTTTGATGGCGACACATGATATGGATATTGCCTTTGAATGGGCAGAGTGGATTTGCATCATGGATGAAGGCAGGCTTGTGTTTGCGGGAGATCCGCAGGAGGCATTGGAAAATAGAACTATGCTGGAGAGTCTTCATCTGGGTATGCCGTTGCTCGTTGATGTGTGGGAGGCACTCCCTGAGCAGTGGAAGCGGGAACTTGGCGGAAATATTCCACGTTCGGTCGACGAGCTGCGAAAAATGCTCAGTGTTCAGCGAGTGTGGTGA
- the cbiQ gene encoding cobalt ECF transporter T component CbiQ, whose amino-acid sequence MNGLQLDSLSYQNRLKRLPPAHKLLLASALLLLVLVGHVWMQMAVVVWMTVWVVVYARIPVRIYCAFMIVSLSFFMAGLPALLVEGARAGEVQVQVAAVWELGSYVLYVPMSSFSKVWILFWRTMGSLSCFAFILFTVPFAEILQVLRWLRMPVIVTDLLMIMYRFIFVLVTISHQLWIAQRSRGGHRGFRATLRDAGVLVAQLFVRAMRKYEALHKGMAARGFGESMQVLAFHTHARSRRYEWESIAGCMLLVLLEWWTGGWRL is encoded by the coding sequence ATGAACGGGCTCCAACTTGATTCTCTCTCTTATCAAAACAGGCTGAAACGTCTGCCTCCAGCACATAAGCTATTGCTGGCGAGTGCATTGTTACTGCTCGTCCTGGTGGGACATGTATGGATGCAGATGGCGGTCGTTGTCTGGATGACGGTATGGGTAGTAGTGTATGCCCGTATTCCTGTCCGTATCTACTGTGCCTTTATGATCGTGTCGCTCTCGTTTTTCATGGCGGGGCTCCCTGCCCTCTTGGTAGAAGGAGCGAGGGCAGGAGAAGTACAGGTCCAGGTCGCGGCAGTATGGGAACTGGGTTCGTATGTTCTCTATGTGCCGATGTCTTCCTTCAGTAAAGTTTGGATCTTATTTTGGCGTACCATGGGGAGCTTATCTTGCTTTGCCTTCATTTTGTTTACCGTGCCGTTTGCCGAAATCTTGCAGGTGCTTCGCTGGCTCCGTATGCCTGTCATTGTGACTGACTTATTAATGATCATGTATCGGTTTATTTTTGTGTTGGTAACGATTTCTCACCAGCTCTGGATTGCCCAACGTTCTCGTGGAGGTCATCGCGGCTTCCGCGCGACGCTTCGAGATGCAGGAGTTCTCGTTGCGCAATTGTTTGTCAGAGCGATGCGCAAATATGAAGCCTTGCACAAAGGGATGGCGGCTAGAGGCTTCGGGGAGAGCATGCAGGTGCTCGCGTTTCATACCCACGCTCGCTCGCGACGCTATGAATGGGAGTCAATCGCAGGTTGTATGCTGCTGGTACTGCTTGAGTGGTGGACAGGAGGTTGGCGGTTATGA
- a CDS encoding energy-coupling factor ABC transporter substrate-binding protein, translated as MKKGWNWLLLLGVIVLAIVPLLLVQDSEFGGADGVAEEAIKEIAPNYEPWFQPLIEPPGGETESLLFAVQAALGAGVVGYAVGLYKGRLDKRKK; from the coding sequence GTGAAAAAAGGATGGAACTGGCTATTGCTCTTGGGGGTAATCGTACTGGCGATTGTCCCGTTGTTGCTGGTGCAGGATTCGGAATTTGGCGGCGCAGACGGCGTGGCGGAGGAAGCGATCAAGGAAATTGCCCCGAACTACGAACCGTGGTTCCAGCCGCTGATAGAACCGCCAGGAGGAGAGACGGAGAGTCTATTGTTTGCGGTGCAGGCGGCGTTGGGAGCGGGAGTGGTTGGCTACGCTGTGGGTTTGTACAAAGGTCGGTTGGATAAGCGGAAAAAATGA
- a CDS encoding energy-coupling factor ABC transporter permease: MNRSRLVSTGLMIAGFVLYFLLNEPETGHAMHIMEGYLPLSWALFWWAVFLPFFILGIRSINKIVKEHPEMKLLIGVAGAFAFVLSALKIPSVTGSSSHPTGTGLGAIMFGPFAMSVLGSMVLLFQALLLAHGGLTTLGANAVSMAVVGPLVAYGIYRMIMKVGGSQRLAVFAAAALADLATYVVTSIQLALAFPAESGGVLASFAKFAGIFAFTQVPLAISEGLLTVLVWNWLLSYNAKELTQLRLLKREESL; encoded by the coding sequence ATGAATCGATCTCGTCTGGTATCTACTGGTCTGATGATCGCGGGGTTTGTCCTGTATTTTTTGCTCAATGAACCAGAGACAGGACATGCGATGCACATCATGGAAGGGTATTTGCCATTATCCTGGGCCTTATTTTGGTGGGCTGTCTTCTTGCCGTTTTTTATACTTGGGATTCGCTCGATTAACAAGATTGTAAAAGAACATCCCGAAATGAAGCTCCTTATTGGCGTTGCTGGAGCGTTTGCGTTTGTTTTATCTGCACTGAAAATCCCTTCGGTTACAGGCAGCAGCTCTCACCCGACTGGAACAGGCCTTGGCGCCATTATGTTTGGGCCTTTTGCGATGTCTGTGTTAGGGAGTATGGTGCTCTTGTTTCAAGCCTTGCTCTTGGCACATGGAGGCTTGACTACGCTAGGAGCAAATGCTGTATCCATGGCGGTAGTAGGACCACTGGTGGCATACGGAATCTATCGAATGATCATGAAAGTGGGCGGAAGCCAGCGTCTGGCTGTTTTTGCGGCGGCTGCTTTGGCTGACCTCGCTACGTATGTGGTGACTTCCATTCAACTGGCGCTCGCATTCCCGGCTGAATCTGGTGGAGTGTTGGCCTCGTTTGCCAAATTTGCAGGAATTTTTGCATTCACGCAAGTGCCGCTCGCAATCAGTGAAGGGCTGTTGACCGTTCTTGTTTGGAACTGGTTGTTATCTTACAACGCAAAAGAGCTTACACAGCTTCGTTTGCTCAAACGGGAGGAATCGCTGTGA
- a CDS encoding quinone-dependent dihydroorotate dehydrogenase: MYQLIRKYLFQQDAEEIHEKTIGALRLVEDSAPGKSILKMIYQVKDQRLENKLWGMTFPNPVGLAAGFDKNAEVYHALGALGFGFVEIGTLTPQGQPGNPKPRLFRLPEHQAVINRMGFNNHGAYLASQHLVDYAYSDVPIGINIGKNKVTPNEEAAIDYSKCMDMLYAYGHYFVINISSPNTPNLRDLQETESLRHLVRAVREKASEMEARSIKKKPILLKVAPDMSDEHMRDVVHAAVEEGISGIIATNTTLSREAVSGHRFAEEAGGLSGRPLTERSTAWVKEIYQEVGDKVPIIGVGGIYNGEDAYAKIRAGASLIQVYTGMIYQGPGIAKQINKKLLKLMQRDGFKHISEVIGVDAKE; this comes from the coding sequence ATGTATCAGCTCATAAGAAAATATCTATTCCAGCAAGATGCGGAAGAGATTCATGAAAAGACAATTGGTGCCTTAAGGCTGGTGGAGGATTCTGCTCCAGGCAAAAGCATCCTGAAGATGATCTATCAGGTAAAAGACCAGCGATTGGAGAATAAGCTGTGGGGAATGACGTTTCCGAATCCAGTCGGACTTGCAGCCGGTTTTGATAAAAATGCAGAAGTCTATCATGCGTTAGGTGCTCTTGGTTTTGGGTTTGTGGAAATCGGGACGTTGACGCCGCAGGGGCAGCCAGGCAATCCGAAGCCGCGTTTGTTCCGCTTGCCGGAACATCAAGCTGTCATTAACCGGATGGGCTTCAACAATCACGGTGCGTATTTGGCTTCCCAGCATTTGGTCGATTACGCATACTCAGATGTTCCGATTGGGATTAACATCGGAAAAAACAAAGTAACGCCGAATGAAGAGGCGGCCATCGACTATAGCAAATGTATGGACATGCTCTATGCATACGGTCACTACTTCGTCATTAACATCAGCTCTCCGAATACCCCGAATCTGCGTGACTTGCAGGAAACAGAGAGCTTGCGTCATTTGGTGCGTGCAGTAAGGGAAAAGGCATCTGAAATGGAAGCACGTTCCATCAAGAAAAAACCGATATTGCTGAAAGTAGCACCAGACATGTCGGATGAGCACATGCGCGATGTTGTTCACGCTGCTGTGGAAGAAGGCATTTCCGGAATTATCGCTACCAATACGACCTTGTCACGCGAGGCGGTTTCCGGACATCGATTTGCCGAGGAAGCGGGCGGCTTGAGCGGAAGACCTCTTACGGAGCGTTCCACTGCTTGGGTGAAGGAGATTTATCAAGAAGTAGGAGACAAGGTACCAATCATCGGTGTCGGGGGCATTTATAACGGCGAAGATGCCTACGCGAAAATCCGAGCAGGAGCCAGTCTCATTCAGGTGTATACAGGGATGATTTATCAGGGCCCAGGTATTGCCAAGCAAATCAACAAAAAGCTGCTCAAACTCATGCAGCGGGATGGTTTTAAACATATTAGTGAAGTAATTGGTGTAGACGCAAAAGAATAG